Proteins encoded by one window of Thermobaculum terrenum ATCC BAA-798:
- the trpS gene encoding tryptophan--tRNA ligase, translating to MSVSELEKVPANLSQAPKSRVLSGIMPTGDLHIGNYIGAIKNWVAMQYEHDSFFCIVNMHAITTPQDPKELYEKTREVAALYIACGVDPKVSTIFVQSHVPAHTELCWILNCIAPMGWLERMTQFKEKSKGDRERSSVGLFDYPVLQAADILLYGNVPPVPLYVPVGEDQKQHLELARDLAERFNRLFGDTLAIPEPYIPKYGARVMGLDDPTKKMSKSEKSRYHAIRLLDSPDDIRKKIARAVTDPGRDIKFDPERPGLYNLLTIYQAVTGQSEEEIEAHFEGKGYADLKRELAERLVEYLAPLQERYRDIRQDPSYLENVLAQGAERARETSAVVLNAVKKAVGLE from the coding sequence ACCTACATATAGGCAACTATATAGGCGCTATCAAGAACTGGGTTGCTATGCAGTACGAGCATGACTCCTTCTTCTGCATAGTCAATATGCATGCTATCACCACCCCTCAGGATCCTAAGGAGCTTTACGAAAAGACAAGAGAGGTGGCAGCGCTATATATCGCCTGCGGAGTGGATCCAAAGGTATCGACTATATTCGTGCAGTCGCATGTCCCAGCTCATACTGAGCTTTGCTGGATACTTAACTGCATCGCACCAATGGGGTGGCTGGAACGCATGACTCAGTTCAAAGAAAAATCGAAGGGTGATAGAGAGAGGTCCAGTGTCGGGCTCTTTGATTACCCTGTGCTTCAGGCTGCAGATATCCTGCTATATGGAAACGTTCCCCCAGTACCTCTCTATGTGCCCGTAGGAGAGGATCAAAAGCAGCATCTTGAGCTTGCGCGGGATCTGGCTGAGAGGTTCAATCGACTGTTTGGTGATACATTGGCCATACCTGAACCATACATACCTAAGTATGGTGCTCGCGTGATGGGACTGGATGATCCTACCAAGAAGATGAGCAAGAGTGAGAAGAGTAGATACCATGCTATTAGGCTTTTGGATAGTCCAGATGATATCAGGAAGAAGATTGCTAGGGCAGTGACTGACCCTGGTAGAGATATAAAGTTCGACCCGGAAAGGCCAGGTTTGTATAACCTTCTAACTATTTATCAGGCTGTCACTGGTCAATCCGAGGAGGAGATAGAGGCTCACTTTGAAGGAAAGGGTTATGCCGATCTTAAGCGGGAGCTTGCTGAAAGGTTGGTTGAGTACCTGGCTCCTCTCCAGGAGAGGTATCGTGATATAAGACAGGATCCATCTTATCTGGAGAACGTTCTGGCTCAGGGAGCTGAGCGTGCACGCGAGACATCTGCAGTAGTTCTGAATGCTGTCAAGAAAGCTGTGGGTTTG